The Montipora capricornis isolate CH-2021 chromosome 6, ASM3666992v2, whole genome shotgun sequence genome has a window encoding:
- the LOC138052904 gene encoding uncharacterized protein, giving the protein MEIAKDFHAVSEVRGEVCDKLSNVPWKKYDVTPVPKIAGIYAIDQKIGSKETEYLYIGRSNDVKRRLQEHRAPTPKQAIDKIVAGKFTQDKQSELRIKYVSEQKQNSKEGAYIVCVTKKNKYRPVLNKRAGDGCTSCAGGRNGNPQKNDVKFGRPVELLL; this is encoded by the exons ATGGAAATTGCAAAGGATTTTCAT GCCGTCAGTGAGGTGAGAGGTGAAGTTTGTGATAAGCTATCCAATGTGCCTTGGAAAAAATATGATGTCACCCCAGTGCCCAAGATTGCGGGAATCTATGCAATCGACCAGAAAATTGGAAGCAAGGAAACCGAGTACTTGTACATTGGCCGATCAAATGATGTCAAGAGACGACTGCAGGAGCACAGGGCCCCAACGCCAAAACAAGCTATTGACAAGATAGTGGCTGGTAAATTTACACAGGACAAGCAGTCTGAGCTAAGGATCAAGTATGTCTCTgaacagaaacaaaattcaaaagaaggTGCTTATATTGTCTGTGTGACAAAGAAGAATAAATATCGTCCTGTGCTGAACAAGCGGGCCGGAGACGGTTGTACGTCCTGTGCAGGAGGTCGAAATGGCAATCCCCAGAAGAATGACGTAAAATTCGGACGTCCGGTGGAGCTCCTGCTGTGA
- the LOC138052903 gene encoding uncharacterized protein has translation MASRSSVSFRLINRPFQERTSALGSTQEVSLYSVQFGRLQFGNKMADICRRLIRKNWRSYATDLDEVPDFPGIYVIGDAAGKVLYLGHSKQMQTRLKGHKYGQQYIDKFVNEQFKLNGGIHLQIKWVEEAGHGCVESSYLQCMKNVLGYWPRFNMQQGNTC, from the exons ATGGCTTCACGAAGTTCtgtttcgtttcgtttaatAAACCGACCCTTCCAAGAAAGAACGTCTGCTTTAGG GTCCACTCAAGAAGTTTCTCTTTATTCAGTGCAATTTGGAAGATTACAGTTTGGAAATAAG ATGGCTGATATTTGTCGCCGTCTAATCAGAAAAAATTGGAGATCGTATGCTACTGACCTTGATGAAGTTCCAGATTTCCCAGGAATCTATGTCATAGGCGACGCTGCAGGGAAAGTGCTGTATTTGGGTCACTCGAAGCAAATGCAAACGAGGCTGAAAGGGCATAAATATGGGCAACAATACATTGACAAGTTTGTCAACGAACAATTTAAATTGAACGGTGGAATTCATCTACAAATAAAATGGGTGGAGGAAGCGGGTCATGGATGTGTGGAAAGCAGCTACTTGCAATGCATGAAGAACGTGCTTGGATATTGGCCAAGGTTCAATATGCAACAAGGGAACACTTGTTAG